The Kosakonia sp. SMBL-WEM22 sequence GGATGGCAACAACGTCATCAAAGACAGCAACGTCTTTTACAGCGATGTCGATCTGGATGCCGCAGACTTCCAGCTTCCGCAGGGCCAGGCATTTGAAGCGCGCGGCGAAGTGCGTATCGGTTTCCGCCAGCTGGATAACGAGCGCTGGCCGGCCTCGTCCCTCTATACCCTGAAAATCAACAACCCGAACCTTGCCAGCGAACTGGCCGGCGATGCGGTGATGCGTATTGAGCTGATGGCGGAACAGGGCCGCGCGCGAAACGGCGAAGAGGCGGTCAGCCCCGAGCGTTTCCGTATTGAGTCGCTGGAGATGGAAAACGCCAGACGAAACTACAGCCGCAAAGACGTCACCTTCCAGTTAAATACGATGGTTGGCAATGGCATGGGCGAAAGCCAGTACTGGCTGGATAGCGGGAGCATTAAGAGCTAATGAACAGCATCAATTCGAAGGAAATTATCCAGGGCTGGCAGGGCGTTGAACGCGGTGCCGGTGAAGCAATTGAGTGGATTAACGCGGTGCGCCAGAATGCACCGCGTCTTAATACCGAAGCCGACCGTCTGACGATTAACCTGCGCCGCAGCCGTAACAAGGCGCGCCGTCTGGCGCTGGCAGCGGCAAAACCCATGACCATTGGCTTCTTTGGCCTGTCGCAGGCGGGCAAATCCTACCTGATTTCCGCGCTGGCGGCAGGTGAAAACGGCAAGCTTGAGACCCGCCTCGGCGGTAAGCAGCTCGACTTTCTGACCCACATCAACCCACCGGGCGGCGGGAAAGAGGCGACCGGCCTTGTGACGCGCTTTAGCCGCCGCGAGGTTAGCGGCGACGAGCGCTGGCCAGTGACGCTGCAGCTGTTCAGCGAAATTGAGATGGGCAAAATTCTCGCCAATGCCTTTATCCATGATTTTAATCAGGAAAAATTCGACTGGCAGTATGACGAAGGGCGCATCAGCGATCTGTTGAACTCGCTGGCCAAACGTCGTCGGCCAACCCGCGTGGCGGGCATCAGTGAAGATGATGTCGTCTCGCTATGGGATTATCTGAGCCGTCATGCGGAAAAAAGTCAGAGCCGCTTAGCGCTGCACTACTGGCCGCAGGCAATTGCGCTGGCACCGTGGCTGACGCCGGAGGATCGCGGCCAGCTCTTCTCCATATTATGGGGAGAGGTTGGCGAGCTGACCGAAGCCTATATTCGTTTTGCGCAAACCCTGCATCGGCTGGGTGGCGCACAGGAAGTGTGGGCGCCATTAAGCACGCTGGTCAGCGAAGAGAATGGCCTGTTGGTGCAGCGCGACAGCATTATGAACGTCGACATGCTGGAGCGGCTGAACAAAGAGACCGATATCCGCATTGAGGTTTGTCCGGTGGTGGAAGGCCAGGCCGCAGCGCCCGTCACCCTCTCGCTGGCAGAATTGACGGCGTTAACCGTTGAGCTACATATCCCGCTGGTCGCCTCCACCCGCGAGCCACTGTTTGAAAGCGTCGATCTGCTCGACTTCCCAGGCTATCGCGGACGCCTCGGCGTTGAGTCGATGGACGACATTCGCCGCGCGGTAAACAGCGAGGAGAGCAACCCGCTGGCGCAGCTGATCTTACGTGGCAAAGTCGCTTATCTCTTCGAACGCTATACCGAAAACCAGGAGATGAACGTCCTGGTGGTCTGTACGGCTTCGACCAAACAGTCGGACGTGAAAGAGGTGGGCGGCGTACTTGATGAGTGGATCCGCTACACCCAGGGCGCGGATGCGGAGGCGCGCGGCCGCCGTCTGCCGGGCCTGATTTGGGCGCTCACTATGTTCGATTTGCGCATCAGCCAGGGGTTGTCGCAAGAGGAGGCCATCCTGCGACAGTCCTGGGGTCTGGGCGGGATGATCAAAATGGCGATGACCGAGCGCTTCGGTCAGTACAAATGGATGCAGGAGTGGCAGCGCGGACAGGCGTTTAACAACACCTTCCTCGTACGTAAGCCGCGCCAACAGACACCGTTTATTCGTATTAGCGACGGCAACGAGGCGGCGTTCAGCGAAGAGAACCTTCCGCAATTACAGCTGATGCGCAAAACCTTCCTCGAAGATGAGGCGGTCAATCGCTATATCGCTTCGCCGGATGAGGCCTGGGACGCGATGCTCAAGCTAAACGACGGCGGCATGCGCCGCATGGCTGATTACCTCTCAACCGTTGCGCGTCCGGAAGTGAAGCTCGAACGCATCGCCGAGCAGTTGCAGGAGATCCGCGATGAGCTGATCGAGGGCGGTTTAGGCAACTGGTATCAGCCAGATGGCGAAGAGGATGCGGCGAAAAAGTCGCAGATTGCCCGCGACATTCTGGAAGTGCTGAAAAAACGCAGCGGTATGCACGGTGAGCTGTTGCTGCGCCTGGTGCCGACGCGTCGCGATCTGCAGGCACTCTATCTGCAGCAAACCACATTGCCGGTAGAGGAAGAGGCACCTGAAGAGCTGGATATTTTCGATATCGGTGTCGACGCCGCCTTTGGGGCAGAAGCTCCTGCGGCAACGACATATAGCCACGAAATCGCCTTCGCGCAACAGAGTGTGCAGCACTGGATCAACCATCTGCGCAGCTTGTCGGAGAGCCCGGCAATGCTCAACTATATCAATTTACCGCGCCCGATTATCGACGCGCTGGCCGATGAACTGATCACCGCCCTGCTCCGTCTGCGCATCGAAGAGAAGCTCGTTGCGGCGATGAGCAATACCGAGCAGGCCGGCGTGCTGCTGGAGCAGATGGTCGATCGTCAGGTGTCGCGCATCCTGCATGTGATGGGCGATTTTGTTACCTGGCTCGGTTATCTCGAGGTGCCCGCCGCGAAACGTCCGACACGGTTGAATGTGGCGGATCAGCACATTTTTACCCGTCCCTCCCAGTGCGACAGCCTGGTGTGGAAAGACGATGAACGTTTGGCGCGCTTAACGCCGCAACAACTGAACTACAGCGCCATGTTCATTATCGACTGGCTGGTGGGGCTGGAGTCGCTGATTACCGAGAACGCGGGCCACTCGGCCGGACGGGAAATCAGCGTGGCGCAGAACGAAAAACTGGGCGCCATTATCCGTCAGATTCAGACTTCACAGGAGTAATAGCAGGTGATCAAACCGGAACTTAAAGCCCTTCAGCCCGTAGTGCCGGGCTATGCGCAACTGTTGCTGAAAGCGTGGAAAGGGGGCATGGATGGCGTGATGATCTCGGTGCTGCGCAACCAGGATTCGCTCTATCTCGATAATGATGGCGGCTGGAGTAGCGCGGAAGTCTTTCTGGCGCTGCCGACGCTTACGCTTGATGAGGGCGTACCCGCCGTGCAGGTTGGCCCATCGCTGGTTGATCCACTGCTGGCTAACCGCCAGGCGGCTTATCGTATCGCCATTAAAGATGATGCCTCGCGCGATATGGGGATCCTGATGATCAGCGAAGGGTTGCTCAGCTCTCAGGCGGGCGGCGAGAACCCGCTGCCGGTCAATACCCGCACTCTGAATGATATTCCGCCAGCGCAGCCTGCTGTAGAGCCAACGCCGGAACCGGTGGCGGAACCCGCCCCGGCGGTGTCTGAGCCGCCTGCGCCGCAGGCGGTCGAGGAACCACCGAAAGCGAAGCGTGGTAAAGGGCTGATTATTGCGCTGGTGGTGCTTCTGCTGCTGATCGCAGCCGCCGCTGCGGCATGGTGGTTTATGCGCAGCCCCAAGGCTCCCGCCGAAGAGGCACCGCCGCCTGCGGCAGCCCCTGCGGCCGCGGCGAAAGTCAGCGGTCCGTGCGGTGACGATCTGATGACTAAAGGTAATGAACTGGCATTTGTCAAAGGCTGCCTGCGTAGCCAGCCAAGCAGCGCGCAGCTGCTGGAAGTGATCGCGAAAGCAAAAGCGGCGAAGCAGTGTGATGTCGCGCAACGCTTGTACGCCTATAAAGCGCAGTCTGGCGATACCCAGATGGCAATGCGTTATGCCGAAGAGTATGACCCGAAAACCGCACAGAGCGGCGGCTGCTTTAGCCCGGATGCGCAAACCGCCATCTACTGGTATGAGATTGTGGTCAACCAGGACTCACAAAACAGCGGGGCGAAAGCCCGTCTTGCCGAGCTGAAAAAATAGGATTAATGGATGAAAACGAGAGTCTGGCTGGGCGGATTCCTGTGCTTAACAGCCGCCACCATGGGTGCGCATGCCGCCGATCAAAAACCACTGCTGCAGGAGGGGAAACAGAGCCTCTATCAGCGCGTTCTCACCTATCCGGGCTGCCAGCTGGCACCGAAAGCGGG is a genomic window containing:
- a CDS encoding virulence factor SrfC family protein, with translation MNSINSKEIIQGWQGVERGAGEAIEWINAVRQNAPRLNTEADRLTINLRRSRNKARRLALAAAKPMTIGFFGLSQAGKSYLISALAAGENGKLETRLGGKQLDFLTHINPPGGGKEATGLVTRFSRREVSGDERWPVTLQLFSEIEMGKILANAFIHDFNQEKFDWQYDEGRISDLLNSLAKRRRPTRVAGISEDDVVSLWDYLSRHAEKSQSRLALHYWPQAIALAPWLTPEDRGQLFSILWGEVGELTEAYIRFAQTLHRLGGAQEVWAPLSTLVSEENGLLVQRDSIMNVDMLERLNKETDIRIEVCPVVEGQAAAPVTLSLAELTALTVELHIPLVASTREPLFESVDLLDFPGYRGRLGVESMDDIRRAVNSEESNPLAQLILRGKVAYLFERYTENQEMNVLVVCTASTKQSDVKEVGGVLDEWIRYTQGADAEARGRRLPGLIWALTMFDLRISQGLSQEEAILRQSWGLGGMIKMAMTERFGQYKWMQEWQRGQAFNNTFLVRKPRQQTPFIRISDGNEAAFSEENLPQLQLMRKTFLEDEAVNRYIASPDEAWDAMLKLNDGGMRRMADYLSTVARPEVKLERIAEQLQEIRDELIEGGLGNWYQPDGEEDAAKKSQIARDILEVLKKRSGMHGELLLRLVPTRRDLQALYLQQTTLPVEEEAPEELDIFDIGVDAAFGAEAPAATTYSHEIAFAQQSVQHWINHLRSLSESPAMLNYINLPRPIIDALADELITALLRLRIEEKLVAAMSNTEQAGVLLEQMVDRQVSRILHVMGDFVTWLGYLEVPAAKRPTRLNVADQHIFTRPSQCDSLVWKDDERLARLTPQQLNYSAMFIIDWLVGLESLITENAGHSAGREISVAQNEKLGAIIRQIQTSQE